The following proteins come from a genomic window of Rutidosis leptorrhynchoides isolate AG116_Rl617_1_P2 chromosome 10, CSIRO_AGI_Rlap_v1, whole genome shotgun sequence:
- the LOC139872736 gene encoding cold shock protein 2-like: MAEINRYEGTVKWFNGQKGFGFIAPADEGGDDLFVHQSKIKAEGFRFLRDGQRVEYSVDTSEDGRKMAVDVVALGRATRAYGPRRGGTRGRRGGYGGYRGGFGGGGRSGGGGPECYNCGRVGHFARDCYMSSDRDQGYDNGRGGGRGGGERGGRSRACYQCGEEGHLARECPKDQV; the protein is encoded by the coding sequence ATGGCAGAAATCAATAGATATGAAGGCACTGTTAAGTGGTTCAATGGACAAAAGGGTTTTGGGTTCATTGCTCCAGCAGATGAGGGTGGTGATGATTTATTCGTCCACCAATCGAAAATCAAAGCCGAGGGATTTCGGTTCCTTAGAGATGGACAAAGAGTCGAATATTCGGTGGATACTAGTGAGGATGGGCGAAAGATGGCGGTAGACGTGGTGGCTCTTGGTAGGGCTACTAGAGCATATGGTCCAAGACGTGGTGGTACTCGAGGGAGACGTGGTGGTTATGGCGGATATCGAGGTGGATTTGGTGGTGGTGGACGTAGTGGCGGTGGTGGGccagagtgttataattgtggccgTGTTGGTCATTTTGCAAGAGATTGTTACATGAGTAGTGACCGTGATCAAGGGTATGATAATGGTCGTGGCGGTGGGCGTGGTGGTGGTGAACGTGGTGGCCGGAGTAGAGCTTGCTATCAATGTGGGGAAGAAGGACATCTTGCAAGAGAATGTCCTAAGGACCAAGTTTAG